The genome window TTGATTTTAATCAAGTAGTGGCAATGGATTTGGATTACCAGAAAAAATGGACAGTATGGTATGATTTATATTTGATTTTTAAAACCGTTGAGGTTGTTATTAAGCGTGAAGGTGCTTGTTAATTATTGAATGAATCTTCCCAATACTATTACTTTTAGTCGCATTGTTTTGATAATTCCTATTCTCTGGTGTTTATATCAGCCAATGGAAATTTATCAATGGTGGGCTTGGGGTTTATTTTTACTGGCTTCTCTTACTGATTGGTTGGATGGTTATTTGGCAAGGCGTTTAAATCAAGTTACGGATTTAGGTAAGTTTTTAGATCCTTTGACGGACAAGATTTTGGTAGTTGCTCCTTTATTGGTTTTGGTTGAGCGTCAGATAATCCCTAGTTGGGGAGTCTTTTTGATTTTGTTGCGAGAAATTGCGATCGCAGGTTGGCGGGTAAGTCCTCAACAAAAGACTGTATCAGGAGCTAATGTGTGGGGTAAGTTTAAGACTGTTAGCCAGATAAGTGCGATCGCCCTTTTACTTTTACCTAGATACCCTTGGGCATTAGAAATGGGAATAATTATATTTTGGGTGTCGGTAATACTAACCATCGTTTCAGGGTTAATTTACCTCATTCCCCCACAAGAAACAGCCTAATACTCCTCTTTTGCCCTAAGAGTCTCAATGCACCGAGGATCGATTAAAGTAGCCTTTTCAGGCTCTCTGGGAAACCAAGAAGCAGTCTTTTTACAAAATTCCACCAATACCAACATCACAGGCACTTCTATTAGTACCCCCACCACAGTAGCTA of Cyanobacterium sp. HL-69 contains these proteins:
- the pgsA-3 gene encoding CDP-diacylglycerol--glycerol-3-phosphate 3-phosphatidyltransferase PgsA — protein: MNLPNTITFSRIVLIIPILWCLYQPMEIYQWWAWGLFLLASLTDWLDGYLARRLNQVTDLGKFLDPLTDKILVVAPLLVLVERQIIPSWGVFLILLREIAIAGWRVSPQQKTVSGANVWGKFKTVSQISAIALLLLPRYPWALEMGIIIFWVSVILTIVSGLIYLIPPQETA